A window of the Chloroflexus sp. Y-396-1 genome harbors these coding sequences:
- a CDS encoding amidase — protein sequence MLYRPALDTALEEAMTVNDPTSSIGTVAYEATIADLQAAMEAGTLTAEALTMACLERIAALNRAGPCLNALIEVSRAALETAIALDQERAIHGPRSPLHGIPIVLKDNIDTLDDTATTAGSLALLGSRPASEATVAARLRAAGAVILGKANLSEWANFRSTTSSSGWSARGGQARNPYVLTRSPCGSSSGSAIAVAASLCVAAIGTETDGSISCPSALCGVVGIKPTVGLTSRAGVIPISSTQDTVGPHARCVADAATVLGIIAGLDPRDPATAAAAGHARPDYRSCLQADALRGARIGVLRSDRFASFGRHVERAFTTALMVMREAGAHVVDPVTLPDEVLSFNDAELTVLIYEFKAMLNRYLASRVPDPQASVSAPRSLAELIDFNEQHADQELRFFGQELLMRAAAAGDLDDPAYQQALTASRDASRQALDTLLYEQQLDALVAPATGLAWPIDLIGGDRYPGGSSSLAARAGYPMVTVPAGMAFGLPIAINFIGTAWSEPMLIRLAYAFEQATRLRQPPTYRQRIEGDD from the coding sequence TTGCTTTACCGCCCTGCCCTTGATACTGCTCTGGAGGAGGCCATGACGGTCAACGACCCGACCAGCTCAATTGGAACGGTAGCTTACGAAGCAACTATTGCCGATCTACAGGCAGCGATGGAAGCCGGTACCCTAACCGCAGAAGCGTTGACGATGGCCTGTCTCGAGCGGATTGCAGCACTTAATCGAGCCGGGCCGTGCCTCAACGCTCTGATTGAGGTCAGCCGGGCAGCGTTGGAAACGGCGATTGCACTTGATCAAGAACGTGCGATACATGGGCCGCGTAGTCCGTTGCACGGTATACCGATTGTGCTCAAGGACAACATTGACACGCTAGATGACACCGCAACCACTGCCGGTTCATTAGCGCTGCTCGGCTCGCGTCCGGCCAGTGAAGCCACCGTTGCCGCTCGCTTACGGGCCGCCGGCGCTGTTATTCTCGGCAAAGCGAACTTGAGCGAGTGGGCGAATTTCCGCAGTACAACCTCGTCGAGCGGCTGGAGTGCTCGTGGCGGGCAGGCACGGAATCCGTATGTGTTGACGCGCAGCCCATGCGGCTCGAGTTCGGGATCGGCGATTGCGGTGGCGGCCAGTCTCTGTGTCGCGGCAATCGGCACCGAGACTGACGGCTCGATCTCGTGTCCATCGGCATTATGTGGTGTGGTTGGCATCAAACCTACAGTTGGCTTAACCAGTCGTGCAGGCGTGATCCCGATCAGCTCAACGCAAGATACCGTTGGCCCGCATGCCCGTTGTGTGGCCGATGCGGCCACTGTGCTCGGCATCATTGCCGGCCTAGACCCTCGCGATCCGGCAACGGCGGCCGCTGCCGGTCATGCTCGTCCTGACTATCGTAGTTGTCTCCAGGCTGATGCACTACGCGGCGCACGGATCGGTGTTTTGCGCAGTGACCGCTTCGCCAGTTTTGGTCGTCACGTCGAACGTGCGTTCACAACGGCGCTGATGGTGATGCGTGAAGCGGGTGCGCATGTGGTTGATCCGGTCACGCTACCCGATGAAGTGCTGTCGTTTAATGATGCTGAGCTAACCGTGCTGATCTACGAATTCAAAGCCATGCTGAATCGTTATCTGGCGAGTCGTGTTCCTGATCCACAGGCATCTGTTTCTGCACCACGTTCGCTAGCAGAATTGATCGACTTTAATGAACAACATGCTGATCAAGAATTGCGCTTCTTTGGGCAGGAATTGCTGATGCGGGCAGCGGCTGCTGGTGATCTGGATGATCCGGCGTATCAACAGGCCCTAACGGCCAGTCGTGATGCCAGCCGTCAGGCGCTCGACACCCTGCTTTATGAACAGCAACTTGATGCGCTGGTTGCACCGGCAACCGGTCTGGCCTGGCCGATTGATCTGATCGGCGGTGACCGTTACCCTGGTGGGAGTAGCTCACTCGCTGCCCGTGCCGGGTATCCGATGGTGACCGTGCCGGCGGGTATGGCGTTCGGTTTGCCGATCGCGATCAACTTCATCGGCACAGCGTGGTCGGAACCAATGCTGATCCGACTGGCATACGCTTTTGAACAGGCCACGCGATTGCGACAACCACCAACGTATCGTCAGCGTATCGAGGGTGATGACTAG
- the purF gene encoding amidophosphoribosyltransferase: protein MNDQSLTGVPDRNDTIAKGFAIPNVSDDKPVHECGIFGIVAADADVARLTFFGLYALQHRGQESAGIAVSNGRSIRYYKNMGLVAQVFDEEKLRPLSGYMAIGHTRYSTTGSSKLENAQPFVVESALGPLAVGHNGNLTNAAVLRRELLQRGVGLTSSSDSEVITQMLAGGEGRTWEEKLKVFMVRAQGAYCLTVLTRDALYAVRDPWGLHPLCLGQLSDQGWVVASESCALGTIGAAFVREIEPGEIVKITLDGPQTITLQPSLRTAACLFEYIYFARPDSILHGKVLHAIRVAQGRELAREAPCDADVVIAVPDSATPAAIGYAQESGIPYSEGLIKNRYIGRTFIQPDDRLRQLGIALKFNALPDNLAGKRVVLVDDSIVRGNTSGPIVRLLREAGAREVHVRVSSPPIRHPCFLGVDMATYPELIAHRLTIEGIRQHLGADSLAYLSLEGLIRSTGRDPSTFCTGCFTGHYPVEVELVDKEVFEVR from the coding sequence ATGAACGATCAATCGCTGACCGGCGTACCTGATCGTAATGATACCATTGCTAAAGGGTTTGCAATTCCCAACGTATCAGACGATAAACCAGTTCACGAATGTGGCATTTTCGGAATTGTTGCCGCTGACGCTGACGTTGCCCGCCTGACATTTTTTGGTCTTTACGCACTCCAACATCGCGGTCAGGAAAGTGCCGGCATTGCGGTGAGTAACGGTCGTAGTATTCGCTATTACAAAAACATGGGGCTTGTAGCCCAGGTCTTTGATGAGGAGAAGTTACGTCCACTGAGCGGCTACATGGCGATTGGTCATACCCGCTATTCAACCACCGGTTCATCAAAACTTGAAAATGCGCAACCGTTTGTGGTCGAGAGCGCATTAGGCCCACTGGCAGTCGGACACAACGGAAACCTGACCAACGCAGCGGTACTACGGCGCGAATTGCTACAGCGCGGCGTAGGTCTGACGAGTAGTAGTGATAGTGAAGTTATTACCCAGATGCTGGCCGGGGGTGAAGGGCGCACATGGGAAGAGAAGTTAAAGGTCTTTATGGTGCGTGCCCAGGGTGCCTACTGTCTAACCGTACTGACTCGCGATGCACTCTACGCGGTGCGCGATCCGTGGGGCCTGCACCCCTTATGTTTGGGGCAATTGAGTGATCAAGGCTGGGTGGTGGCTTCAGAAAGCTGTGCTCTCGGTACGATTGGTGCAGCATTTGTCCGCGAAATCGAGCCAGGTGAGATTGTGAAGATTACGCTCGATGGCCCACAAACGATTACGCTTCAACCATCGTTGCGGACTGCTGCCTGTCTGTTCGAGTATATCTATTTCGCACGACCTGACAGCATACTTCATGGTAAAGTATTACACGCAATTCGGGTGGCGCAGGGACGCGAACTGGCCCGTGAAGCACCTTGTGACGCCGATGTGGTGATAGCGGTGCCTGATAGTGCAACACCCGCAGCAATTGGTTATGCCCAAGAGTCAGGGATTCCCTATTCAGAAGGGTTAATCAAGAATCGGTATATCGGTCGCACATTTATCCAACCCGATGACCGGCTCCGTCAACTGGGCATCGCGCTCAAGTTTAATGCGCTTCCCGATAATCTTGCTGGCAAGCGGGTAGTCCTAGTTGACGACAGCATTGTACGTGGGAATACCAGTGGGCCGATTGTCCGTTTGCTCCGTGAAGCCGGTGCACGCGAAGTACACGTGCGCGTCTCATCGCCACCTATTCGCCATCCCTGCTTCCTGGGCGTTGATATGGCAACCTACCCTGAATTGATCGCACACCGCCTGACGATTGAAGGCATTCGGCAACACCTCGGCGCCGATAGTCTGGCGTATCTGAGCCTTGAAGGTCTCATCCGTTCTACCGGTCGTGATCCGTCAACCTTCTGTACCGGCTGTTTCACCGGACATTACCCGGTTGAAGTCGAGCTGGTTGATAAAGAGGTTTTTGAGGTGCGGTGA
- a CDS encoding S8 family serine peptidase, whose amino-acid sequence MEPSFNRSLPPQQLSWAVGCLLMAILTIGLTINGFLRLVEIGVSLFGAGGGGRLIVIWISLAVSVVIFAIWVGLTRGAVRDVALRWLAALPLPVLLAGTSLIPSVESQIQLLVQLAVCLCYALGITLLTRHRPFRWSWPTFGLSTGFLISLPWLVTGAPGSWFDLLLALLLGGIVGWIIGRLLVWRPPQSWQQPNITGWVWLAEGAALGLLLLVVSRALGPNYAALIFLFSVPAAGWLLLALGRRAGISSVTAVSTLFGVFCFGIPMALTDPDSLNTLLLLSSFPEGFHIAVLTAVGQAVLTLLAIPLVFYISDQRLHAFGAGIIALVGLVVFIAGGRAAPHGDRLFVVLRDQAVLSGLEMIADYNERRTAVYQQLVSHATLTQAPLWATLDRLGIRYTPYYLVNGLEVEADLPLRLWLQSRPEVAEVMPVPYLRPLPIHPQTAVGHEPPPTETPWNLIAIGAPEVWARGIRGAGIIVGQADSGVDYTHPELIAAYAGRTASGIEHTYHWLDPWTNAPAPYDVSGHGTHTLATVLGKQVGVAPDAKWIGCVNLARNLGNAPRYLDCMQFLFAPYPSGGDPFRDGNPTRGAHILNNSWGCPADLEGCTVTSLQPAVRALRIAGVFVVASAGNDGPTCGSLNAPLAIYDEVMTVGAVDAEGRLAIFSSVGPVQVDESLRPKPDLVAPGVDILSAFPRQSYASADGTSMAGPHVTGAVALLWSANPALIGDIDTTTRILKETALPYLHSDGDRCGVGNGVGAGLLDVAAAVRRALGEK is encoded by the coding sequence ATGGAACCTTCATTCAATCGTTCATTACCACCGCAGCAGCTTTCTTGGGCAGTTGGTTGCCTCCTGATGGCAATACTGACGATTGGGTTAACGATCAATGGGTTCTTGCGTCTGGTAGAAATTGGCGTCAGTCTATTTGGTGCTGGTGGTGGAGGACGGCTGATCGTGATCTGGATCAGCCTTGCCGTTAGCGTGGTAATCTTCGCAATTTGGGTTGGCTTGACCAGAGGTGCAGTGCGTGATGTCGCGTTACGTTGGCTGGCAGCCTTGCCGCTGCCGGTATTGCTGGCCGGTACCAGCCTTATCCCTTCTGTAGAGAGCCAGATTCAGCTATTAGTACAGCTCGCCGTGTGTTTATGCTATGCACTTGGGATCACCTTGCTTACTCGTCACCGACCCTTCCGCTGGTCCTGGCCAACATTTGGGTTGAGTACCGGCTTTCTCATCAGCCTACCATGGTTGGTTACCGGAGCACCGGGTTCATGGTTTGATTTGTTGCTGGCCCTCTTGCTCGGTGGAATAGTTGGCTGGATCATTGGTCGATTACTGGTGTGGCGTCCACCACAGAGCTGGCAGCAACCGAACATAACTGGCTGGGTGTGGTTGGCTGAGGGGGCAGCACTTGGCTTGCTGCTCCTCGTAGTCAGCCGTGCATTGGGGCCGAACTATGCGGCGCTTATCTTTTTATTTAGCGTACCGGCAGCGGGTTGGCTCTTACTGGCACTGGGCAGGCGAGCAGGAATATCTTCGGTTACAGCAGTTTCAACACTCTTTGGTGTGTTCTGCTTCGGTATACCAATGGCTCTAACCGATCCAGACTCATTGAACACACTCTTACTCCTCAGCAGTTTTCCTGAAGGTTTTCATATTGCTGTGCTGACGGCAGTTGGTCAAGCAGTACTGACACTCCTTGCTATACCGTTGGTGTTTTATATCAGCGATCAACGGCTGCACGCCTTCGGCGCCGGGATCATTGCTTTGGTCGGGTTAGTCGTCTTTATAGCTGGTGGTCGAGCTGCACCGCATGGCGACCGTCTATTTGTAGTGTTGCGTGATCAGGCAGTGCTTAGCGGTCTGGAAATGATTGCCGATTATAACGAACGGCGAACAGCGGTGTACCAGCAGCTCGTCAGTCACGCCACCCTGACCCAGGCTCCCTTATGGGCAACGCTTGATCGGCTAGGTATACGTTACACACCGTATTACTTAGTCAATGGGCTAGAGGTAGAAGCCGATTTGCCACTACGGCTATGGCTCCAGAGTCGGCCAGAAGTAGCTGAGGTTATGCCGGTGCCTTATCTGCGACCGCTGCCGATACATCCGCAAACGGCTGTAGGGCACGAACCGCCGCCGACAGAAACACCCTGGAATCTGATAGCCATTGGCGCGCCGGAGGTGTGGGCTCGTGGGATTCGGGGAGCAGGGATCATTGTCGGTCAGGCTGACTCAGGCGTTGATTACACCCACCCGGAATTGATCGCTGCCTATGCTGGTCGTACAGCAAGCGGTATTGAGCATACCTATCACTGGCTTGATCCCTGGACAAATGCTCCGGCACCGTATGATGTGAGTGGCCATGGTACTCACACACTGGCAACCGTGCTTGGTAAGCAGGTTGGGGTAGCCCCTGACGCCAAGTGGATCGGGTGCGTCAATCTTGCCCGTAACCTCGGCAATGCACCACGCTATCTTGATTGCATGCAATTTCTCTTCGCGCCATACCCGTCTGGAGGTGATCCCTTTCGTGACGGGAATCCGACGCGCGGAGCGCATATTTTGAACAATTCGTGGGGATGTCCTGCCGACTTAGAAGGCTGTACAGTTACCTCATTGCAACCGGCGGTGCGCGCATTACGCATCGCTGGTGTCTTTGTGGTAGCCAGTGCCGGTAACGATGGCCCAACCTGTGGCTCGCTCAATGCGCCACTTGCCATTTACGACGAGGTTATGACGGTTGGGGCCGTTGATGCTGAGGGTCGCCTGGCGATCTTCAGCAGTGTCGGTCCGGTGCAGGTTGATGAGAGTCTACGACCCAAACCCGATCTGGTTGCGCCAGGGGTTGACATTCTCTCTGCCTTTCCCAGGCAGAGTTACGCTAGCGCTGATGGAACCTCGATGGCTGGACCACATGTTACTGGCGCAGTTGCGCTCCTCTGGTCGGCAAATCCCGCCCTCATTGGTGACATCGACACAACCACGCGCATCCTCAAGGAAACGGCCCTTCCTTACCTGCATAGCGACGGTGATCGCTGTGGAGTTGGAAACGGCGTTGGGGCCGGTTTACTCGATGTGGCAGCAGCAGTGCGCCGAGCGTTAGGTGAGAAATAA
- a CDS encoding MFS transporter has translation MNERRKWWALAAVGSGVLVSTIDGSIVNIALNTLVQAFASNLNIVEWVVLGYLLTLACSLLIMGRLGDMYGKRRIYLIGFGLFTVASLLCATAPSITALIAFRVLQGIGAAMIQAVGPALLVTAFPSHERGLALGAIGSFVAAGILIGPALGGILLRYVGWEAIFFVNLPIGILGWWLTMRAIASDQTTRSGQRFDLGGALLMAATLFCLLLGLTEGPLWGWRDGRVIGLFGAALIGGMLFIIWELRYPQPMLQLRIFRRLAFSLNLLAALVLFLGISFNLLLTPLFFQLVYQFDLQRTGFVLMSLPIALSLTSPISGRLSDRFGSRVLTIAGLIVTGLALLGLSFSTPTTPLPQMVGFLVLLGVGVGLFQSPNNSTILGNAPPEALGVASGLLAVVRTVGQTGGIALAGAVWASQIFTLNGGPVAPITAAPPTILAGGYDVAMRVAALIAALAIVPSLFGGHALQRQIVPVKQPVAD, from the coding sequence GTGAATGAACGACGTAAGTGGTGGGCGTTGGCAGCAGTGGGTAGTGGCGTATTAGTTTCGACCATCGATGGCTCGATTGTCAATATTGCCCTTAATACCCTCGTGCAGGCATTTGCCAGCAATCTGAACATCGTGGAGTGGGTTGTCTTAGGTTATCTGCTGACCCTTGCATGCAGCCTCTTGATTATGGGGCGACTGGGAGATATGTACGGCAAGCGGCGGATATACCTGATCGGATTTGGCCTTTTTACCGTCGCTTCATTACTCTGCGCAACTGCTCCTTCGATAACAGCACTGATCGCCTTTCGAGTTCTGCAAGGTATTGGCGCCGCAATGATCCAGGCCGTCGGTCCGGCTCTGCTGGTAACGGCTTTTCCTTCGCACGAACGTGGGCTGGCTCTGGGTGCCATTGGTTCATTTGTTGCTGCTGGTATTCTCATTGGTCCCGCTTTAGGTGGTATTCTGCTGCGCTATGTTGGCTGGGAGGCGATCTTTTTCGTAAATTTGCCCATTGGTATTCTTGGCTGGTGGCTAACGATGCGCGCGATTGCTTCCGATCAAACGACACGGTCCGGACAGCGGTTCGATCTGGGCGGGGCATTACTGATGGCGGCTACCCTGTTTTGTTTGTTGTTGGGACTTACCGAAGGGCCGTTATGGGGTTGGCGCGATGGACGAGTGATTGGCCTCTTTGGAGCAGCATTGATTGGCGGCATGCTCTTTATCATCTGGGAATTGCGCTACCCGCAGCCGATGTTGCAATTGCGTATCTTCCGACGTTTAGCCTTTTCGCTTAATTTGCTGGCAGCTCTGGTACTCTTTCTGGGCATTTCATTCAATTTACTACTCACCCCACTCTTTTTTCAGTTGGTGTACCAGTTCGATCTTCAACGCACTGGTTTTGTATTGATGTCCCTGCCCATAGCACTTTCGCTGACCTCGCCGATCAGTGGTCGGCTGTCAGATCGATTTGGTTCAAGAGTATTGACGATTGCTGGTCTGATCGTAACCGGACTGGCATTGTTGGGCTTAAGCTTCAGCACGCCAACAACGCCGCTTCCGCAGATGGTAGGCTTTCTGGTGTTGCTCGGGGTTGGAGTAGGCTTGTTTCAAAGTCCGAATAACAGTACGATACTCGGAAATGCTCCTCCAGAAGCGTTAGGGGTCGCGAGTGGATTGCTGGCGGTGGTGCGTACTGTCGGCCAAACTGGTGGTATTGCTCTGGCTGGAGCGGTATGGGCTTCACAAATCTTTACCTTGAATGGTGGTCCAGTTGCCCCGATTACGGCTGCTCCGCCAACGATCCTGGCTGGTGGCTACGATGTGGCGATGCGTGTCGCCGCCCTGATCGCCGCTCTGGCAATTGTTCCATCGCTATTCGGTGGTCATGCGTTACAACGACAGATCGTGCCGGTGAAACAGCCGGTAGCCGATTGA
- a CDS encoding FHA domain-containing protein: MSRELTLIGVSGSRTGQQIVVNRRSMVIGSARQCDIVLHDRQVLERHAEIAQSLERWFVTPLDHGALVALNGQRINSRQRLNHGDLLSIGSATFKVADR, from the coding sequence ATGAGCCGAGAACTTACCCTCATCGGCGTGTCCGGGTCACGAACCGGACAGCAGATCGTGGTCAATCGGCGTAGCATGGTGATTGGCAGTGCCCGTCAGTGTGACATTGTGCTCCATGATCGGCAAGTGCTAGAGCGCCATGCTGAAATTGCCCAGAGCCTTGAGCGGTGGTTTGTGACGCCACTCGACCATGGTGCCTTGGTGGCACTCAATGGTCAACGGATCAATTCTCGCCAACGGTTGAACCACGGTGATCTACTTTCGATAGGCAGCGCGACCTTTAAAGTTGCCGACCGCTAA
- a CDS encoding DUF190 domain-containing protein, with product MTKSGIQRVRIYLNGEDWAGDRPLYTAVLAILRQSGATGATVLAALTGFGPQRQVAPEADRQPIVIEWVDTGGRIKRLLPYISELAPRALITVESVEIAQGILRPSGPFDVEMVSDLMQQPAKTITPATPLIEVLEHFVAGRSELLPVIDNDTVIGIISPRELTWRAGLRFSPELLKALEPDEGMEVLAPLKGRTVGEIVNRDVRGIALTTPISQALAVMIEWGYTQVPVVNEHGRLVGMFGHQEILQAAAQQSTSAEQGEVRVRMVMQAATARVALGQSLAAALAILITAPGHMIFAVDDQQRLVGVLRLTRVLSYVQGDERKLLLAVLRRAQPTPVTALPGARQTIDELVEPSLPAVALDAGLSLAAQQLFIHQAERLPVVDPAGRLSGIIARGALIRALLQQ from the coding sequence ATGACGAAATCAGGAATCCAACGGGTGCGCATATACTTGAATGGCGAAGATTGGGCTGGTGATCGACCGTTATACACAGCAGTGCTTGCTATTTTGCGGCAGAGTGGCGCAACCGGCGCGACAGTGCTGGCTGCGTTGACCGGCTTTGGGCCACAACGTCAGGTTGCGCCAGAAGCTGATCGTCAGCCGATTGTCATTGAGTGGGTTGATACTGGTGGGCGAATTAAACGTCTGTTACCGTATATCAGCGAGCTTGCACCTCGTGCACTAATAACGGTTGAGTCAGTTGAAATAGCGCAAGGCATCTTGCGCCCAAGTGGGCCATTCGATGTTGAGATGGTGTCCGATCTTATGCAGCAACCGGCCAAGACCATCACCCCAGCTACCCCCCTTATTGAGGTATTGGAGCATTTTGTGGCTGGTCGCAGCGAATTGTTACCGGTGATCGACAATGATACGGTGATTGGCATTATCTCTCCTCGTGAGCTGACGTGGCGGGCTGGGTTGCGATTTTCACCAGAACTGCTCAAGGCATTAGAACCGGACGAGGGCATGGAAGTGCTGGCGCCGTTGAAAGGCCGGACCGTTGGTGAGATTGTGAATCGTGATGTACGGGGCATTGCTCTAACTACGCCGATCTCACAGGCGTTGGCAGTGATGATCGAGTGGGGGTATACCCAGGTGCCGGTGGTTAATGAGCATGGTCGGCTTGTTGGTATGTTTGGTCACCAAGAAATCTTGCAGGCAGCGGCTCAGCAATCAACCTCCGCCGAGCAAGGTGAAGTGCGGGTACGCATGGTCATGCAGGCGGCCACTGCCCGAGTTGCGCTTGGTCAATCGCTGGCAGCAGCACTGGCGATCTTAATCACTGCACCCGGTCACATGATATTTGCGGTTGATGATCAGCAACGGCTGGTTGGGGTGTTACGACTCACGCGGGTGTTGTCGTATGTGCAAGGTGATGAACGGAAACTGCTGCTGGCGGTATTACGCCGTGCTCAACCAACGCCGGTCACTGCTCTGCCCGGTGCCCGACAAACGATAGATGAACTGGTAGAGCCGTCACTACCGGCAGTTGCACTTGATGCCGGGCTGAGCCTGGCTGCACAGCAATTGTTCATCCATCAGGCTGAACGACTGCCGGTGGTTGATCCCGCTGGCCGACTATCGGGTATAATCGCACGTGGGGCCTTAATCAGGGCCTTATTACAACAATAG
- a CDS encoding NAD(P)-dependent oxidoreductase, whose protein sequence is MADRVLITGGAGFLGINLTRYLLAHGYLVRSLDIAPFDYPERNQIEEHTGDIRDRAAVDRAMKDVRFVVHTAAALPLYSPADIFSTDIDGTRNILESAREHGVERVVHISSTAVYGIPDHHPLLETDPLSGVGPYGEAKVKAEELCLEFRQAGMCVPILRPKSFVGPERLGIFAMLYDWAMDGRNFPLPGNGKNRYQLLDVEDLCEAIVLCLRLDRDRVNDTFNIGAKEFGTIKEDFQAVLDAAGYGKKIITFPAAPMVWALAILEKLKLSPVYKWAYGTVTEDSFVSVEKAERVLGFTPKYSNKEALVRNFKWYVENAHKFGQQTGVSHRVPWSQGILRFAKLFF, encoded by the coding sequence ATGGCTGATCGGGTTTTAATCACTGGTGGCGCCGGTTTTCTAGGGATCAATCTCACCCGCTACTTACTGGCGCATGGGTATCTTGTGCGTTCGCTTGATATTGCTCCCTTCGATTATCCCGAACGCAATCAGATCGAAGAGCATACTGGTGATATTCGCGACCGGGCAGCGGTAGATCGGGCAATGAAAGATGTGCGCTTTGTGGTTCATACCGCAGCCGCTCTCCCGCTCTATTCACCGGCTGACATCTTCTCAACCGACATCGACGGTACACGCAATATCCTTGAGTCTGCGCGTGAGCATGGTGTCGAGCGAGTGGTTCACATCTCTTCAACGGCAGTGTATGGTATTCCCGATCATCATCCGCTGCTGGAGACCGATCCGCTCAGTGGTGTTGGCCCTTACGGTGAGGCGAAGGTCAAAGCCGAAGAGTTGTGTCTCGAATTTCGCCAGGCCGGAATGTGTGTTCCGATTCTCCGCCCGAAATCGTTCGTTGGCCCCGAACGATTAGGCATCTTCGCTATGCTGTACGACTGGGCGATGGATGGGCGGAACTTCCCCTTGCCGGGAAACGGCAAAAATCGCTATCAGTTGCTCGATGTTGAAGACCTCTGTGAAGCGATTGTCCTTTGCCTACGCCTTGATCGCGATCGGGTCAACGATACGTTTAACATCGGTGCAAAAGAGTTCGGAACCATCAAAGAGGATTTTCAAGCAGTGCTCGATGCTGCGGGTTATGGCAAGAAGATTATTACCTTTCCGGCAGCACCAATGGTCTGGGCTTTGGCGATTCTAGAAAAACTGAAGTTATCGCCGGTCTACAAATGGGCTTACGGTACCGTTACCGAAGACTCGTTTGTGTCGGTAGAAAAGGCCGAGCGGGTATTAGGCTTTACACCAAAATACTCAAACAAAGAGGCACTGGTGCGTAATTTCAAATGGTATGTCGAAAATGCGCATAAATTCGGTCAGCAGACCGGTGTATCGCACCGTGTCCCCTGGAGTCAGGGTATCTTGCGCTTTGCAAAGCTGTTCTTCTAG
- a CDS encoding PAS domain-containing protein, producing the protein MSMETQGLFRELNDLRHRYAMLVRALRLMIYDYDVATGTITWSGETEHVCGRSINELDGGIAQWEALIHPEDRERAVHLLSKAEASLSEYDIEYRFAHKNGSYVWILDRGYFLAGPDGKAARMIGMMQNISDIKAIEFERLQMQEEIIAAQERALRELSTPLVPISDRAVALPLVGSIDQRRAGMIIETLLEGVAHRGAEIVIIDITGVATVDTFIADALIRAARAVRLLGAQVVLTGISPEVAQTLVSLGADLRVFTTRATLQDGIALAMNGITRSRWNDRDNERQY; encoded by the coding sequence ATGTCCATGGAAACTCAGGGTCTATTCCGCGAACTTAACGATCTCCGTCACCGTTATGCCATGCTCGTGCGAGCGCTACGTCTAATGATTTACGACTATGATGTCGCCACCGGCACCATTACCTGGAGCGGTGAAACTGAACACGTGTGTGGACGCTCGATCAACGAGCTTGATGGAGGAATTGCGCAATGGGAAGCACTCATCCATCCTGAAGATCGTGAACGGGCTGTTCACCTGTTGAGCAAGGCAGAAGCCAGTCTAAGTGAATACGATATTGAGTATCGCTTTGCCCATAAAAATGGTTCGTATGTCTGGATTCTCGACCGTGGCTACTTTCTGGCCGGACCTGACGGTAAGGCAGCCCGGATGATCGGGATGATGCAGAACATCAGCGATATAAAGGCGATTGAGTTTGAGCGCCTTCAGATGCAAGAAGAGATTATTGCTGCCCAAGAGCGGGCACTGCGCGAGCTGAGTACGCCATTGGTGCCGATCAGTGATCGGGCAGTGGCCCTCCCTCTGGTGGGTTCGATCGATCAGCGTCGCGCCGGGATGATTATTGAGACGTTGCTAGAAGGAGTGGCACATCGCGGGGCCGAGATTGTCATTATTGACATTACCGGTGTGGCAACAGTTGACACCTTTATCGCTGATGCGCTGATTCGGGCAGCACGGGCAGTACGGCTGCTCGGCGCTCAGGTAGTATTGACGGGCATCAGCCCTGAAGTCGCACAAACACTGGTCAGTCTCGGCGCAGATTTACGTGTCTTCACGACTCGTGCGACGTTGCAAGATGGAATTGCGCTGGCAATGAATGGTATCACGCGCAGCAGATGGAACGACCGTGACAACGAACGTCAGTATTAG